TCTTTGGTGTTAAAATTGGTCAGGATACTTTTTGTCCGGATTGCGGTAATTTACTAATTGAAAGGAATTATTATCATATTAAAATTATTGGTTTAGAAGATAAAAGATGTAATAAATGTAAAAGGGAGATTGAAATAATTTTGTGAAGGAGGTAAAATGGGAAAGAAGACCGTACCATTTGTAATAATTATTATTTTAATTGGCGGTGTTTTAGGCAGTGCCTTTTCTTTATATCTTTCCGGTTTGTTTCCGGAAGGGCAGGTAAAGAAATTCTTCTTTGAAGCAATAAAATTTGGTATTCCTAATTTTACCTTAAATTTAGGTTTTTTAGAGATAACCTTTGGCTTTTCTTTAGCGATTACTGCCTTTACCGCCCTTTTTATTATCTTTCTCACCTATTTAATACTGAAATTGTAATCTATATATATATTGACAAATCTATGAATTTTTAGTATAATATAATTTATTTGTTTGAGGACTGGGCTATGAACTTATTCTCTTTTTTTCTTTTTTTATTTCTATTTAATCAATTTAAGGTTTTTACTTTAAATAGTTTAGAAAGATTTACTAATGAAAAGCAAATTGAAAGACTTAATATAATTCCGATAGAACTATATTTTTTAAGGAATGAATATGAATCTTTTCAGATTGGAATAAAAAATGATGAGGATTGCGAAATTGAATTCTTTTTTACGAAAAATTTATTTCCTTATTTGAAGGTCTATTATGAATATTTTATTCCCATTCTTACTTCTTCCCATTCTTTGGGAAAAAGTAAACCGCAGATAGCCGAAAAGGTTCCCGACCCGTTGATACCGATAGAAAGAAGAATTAATATAAAGAAAGGGATAAATATTTTCTGGTTTGATGTTTATATTCCGGAAGATGAAGAAAAAGAAATGATTGAAGGTGAGATTAAAATAAAAATACTGCCTCAAAATCTAAATTTTACAATTCCCATAAAATTAAATATCTTAAAAGAAAATATTAAAAAAATCCCTTCTTTTAAAACCTTATTTGTCTTTTGGTTAAACCCAATAATTGAGAAGCATAGAAGTTGTGATAAATATTTGATTACTCGTCTTTATTACGAAGAGGCATTATCTCATAAAATAACACCTTCGGCAATTCCCTTGGATATCAGACCAAAAAGGATTGAGATAAATAATATTTTAGATAATAATACAAATTATTCACCTTTACCTATTTATAGTGCTGATTTTAATGTTACTTATTCTACTGGTTTTTTAGATAATAATTTAGAATATTATCAAAATAGAAATCTAAATCTAATTGAAGTTCCCTTATTTGCCCAGCAAGGTCTCTTATTTTTCCAATGGCAAAAATATTTAGAAGTTTTCTCAAATTATTTTGAGAACAAAGGTTTTGAAGATATAATTGATTATTCTTTTGATGAACCAAAACCAAGTGATTATGATTTAATAAGAGAATGGGCTTATAACCTTCATAAATTTACCAAAATAAAGAATTTAATTCTCTTTAATAATTTCTATTCCGAAAAAGTTGATGAAAGATTATTAGATGATGGAACTGGTTGGCCATCAATTGATATTTGGGTTCCAAAATTTAGTCTCCATTATTATTTCAAAGATTTCTTTAAAGAAAGGGAAAATAAAGGTGAAGAGATATGGGCATATCAGGCAGGAGTTACTGATTCCTTTACTCCCAAATGGCTTTTAGATTATCCATTAATTGAGAAGAGAGTATCTTTCTGGCTATTTTCCCTATTTGATATCAAAGGAATGGTCTATTGGGGAATTGATAAATGGCAAAGGGATGTTTATGAAGACCCGATAGTAATAATTGATGATAAAATTTATAATGGTGATGGTTATTTAATTTATTATGGTTCAAAATTTGGTATGAATAAGCCAATATCTTCAATAAGATTAAAAACAATTAGGGATGGCATTGAAGATTATGAATACCTAAAAATCCTTAAAGAACTTGACTATTCTTCTTATTTATCTCTAATAAATAAAATCGCTACTGATTGGGATAATTGGTCAAATAATCCTGATTCTTTGATATTAGTAAAAAAAGAGATTTGGGAAAGAATAAGAGATTTGATAAAAGAAAGAAAATCGGGCAGTCAAGAAAAATTCTTATTCGTTTTTAATAATAAAAAAATTGGGATAAAACAAGTTTTTGATATTACGGGTAAAAAAATAGATGGCAAGAAAATTAACAGAGGGATTTACTTTATAAAAAATAGAGATAGTTATAAATTAATCAAGATATATTGACTTTAACTTAAATTTTGTTATATAATTTTCTATGAGAAGAAAAATATTTATTTTCATTTGTTTTATTTCAATAATTTTTGCTGATACTTTGTGGGTAAGGTGGTTTGATACTTTTACTGATGAAATGGGTTTTGGTGTCGCATCGCGGTTGGATAAGATTGTGCAAGTGGGAACTGTCTTAACCGATAGTAATTTGGACCCCTGGGCAGTTATTTACGATCAAAGCGGTAACTTATTCCGAGTCGTGCCTATTGGTTTGCCGCAAGATAACGAAGCAATTAGTGTTGCTTTTGACAATAATGGAAATTTTTATCTTACTGGTTATACTTATCAATTTAGAAAATTCTTATTAAAAGATTTAATCAAGAAAAATTTTCATCCTCAATATTATTCCTCTTTCCTTTTCAAATTTGATAGTTTAGGTATTGAGAGATGGCGAAAGATAGAAGAAAACAAAATAGGTGTCGGTGTTGCAGTAGATGTGGAAGATAATGTTTATCAATCAGGTAGTTATTATTACGGTTATTTTGACTTCTTTATTAAAAAATATTCGCCTACCGGTGAATCAATTTGGGAAATAGTATTAGATAATAATCTTTATGATTTTGGCTATCGGGCAAAAATTGACCGAAACGGAAATATTGTGGTAACTGGCTTTACTGGTGATGGCAATAATTTTGATGTTTTCCTTTGTAAATTAAATCCGGATGGCAATATTCTTTGGCAGCAGACCTATGATTTTTCCCCAGTTGATTTTGGTATAGGTGTTGATGTTGACCAAGAGAATAATATTTTAGTTAGTGGTTTAACTGGTGATGTTTCTTATTATGATTTTCTTCTCTTGAAATGCGACCAAAATGGCAATCTTTTGTGGTCAAGGACTTTTAATTATAGCGATTACGATGAAGCCTTAGGTGTGGCAATTGATCAGCGAAATAACATCTATCTTTCTGGTTTAGGCGGCAATTTAGATAACTACGACTTAATCATTCTTTCTTATGATGATAATGGTAATTTGCTCTGGCAAGAAACTTACGATTTCTCCTATGATGACTGTGGCTCCGATATAACAACCGATAATTTAGATAATCTAATTGTTGGTGGTTATGCGGTAAACAACATTAACTATACTTATGACTTTCTTTTAATGAAACTAACCAGCCAAGCAAAAATTCTTGAGAGTAATAATTTAAAAAAGAAAAGAGAAATAATCACTGAAGATAAGATTTTCCTATCAATTCCAGTTTCCGATTATTACCAATTAACTATCTATGATTTACAAGGTAGAAAGATAAAAGAACTATATTCTGGTTATTTAGAAAAAAGTCTTCATCAATTTTCCTTAAAAGATATAAAAGCAAATATTGCTATCCTTTCCATTCGCAACAATTTGGGATATGTAAAAAATATAAAGATTGTAAAATATTAAACTCTTCCTTTTAGTTTATTCTGAAAAAGAGAAGAAAATTGGGATTTTGAATACTCTTTATAAACATAAAATCCATACCAATAAACTTTCTCTAAAAGAATTTTAAAAAGGTAATAATATTTATACAGTGACAAGTCATAATTTTATCTTTGTCAAATCTGATAGGTTTTATAACCTATTGAAATTAGATAACTTACACAATTTTCCAGTTTCCTGTATGGAAACTTTTTATTTTAGGAAAAATCAATATAAGTCATTGAAATTTAACTATTTAGATAGAATTTACCCTTCGGATAGGGGGCTATCTACTATACTACCTTGGAGAGCACCTTAAAGGTTATTTTTTATTATAATTTCGAATTATTTTTAATTATTCTTAATCAGAAATTTTTATAGATACTTTAAAATTTTCTTAAAATTAAGATAGGTTGTTGAGAGTTAATAATAGAAGAAGAAAATTTTAAGAAAAATCTCAATAGTAAACATATTGACTTTTTTAACTTAATTAATATAATAGTTTTCTATGGAAATGAAGAAGGTTTATGAGCCAAAGGAGATAGAGAAGAAGTGGTATTCTTTTTGGGAAGAAAAGGGATACTATAAAGCAAACCCTGATTCAGAAAAACCAAAGTTTTCAATTGTTATTCCGCCGCCAAATATTACCGGTCCATTACATATTGGTCATGCCTTGAATAATACTATTCAGGATATTTTGTCAAGATATAAAAGGATGGCAGGTTATGAGGTTCTTTGGCTACCTGGTATTGACCACGCCAGTATTGCTACCCATAATCAAATTGAAAAAGAATTAAGAAAAGAAGGAAAGACCAGGTTTGATATTGGTAAAGAAGAGTTTTTAAAAAGGGCTTGGGCTTGGAAAGAGAGGCACCATCAATTGATTATCTCTCAGTTGAAAGGATTTGGTTGTCTTTGTGATTGGTCAAGGTTTCGTTTCACAATGGATGAAGAATATTCTTATACCGTTAGATATGCTTTTGTTTATTATTATAAAAAAGGTTTAATTTATCGGGATGATAGAATTATTAATTGGTGTCCAAGATGTCGAACAGCCATTTCTGATTTGGAAGTGAAGCACAAAGAACTTGATGGTTATTTGTATTATATAAAGTATCCTGTAAAAGATAGTAAAGAATATATAGTGGTTGCCACAACAAGACCAGAGACAATGCTTGGTGATACTGCCGTAGCAGTTAATCCCTTGGATGAAAGATATAAAGATTATATTAATAAAACTTTAATTTTGCCTTTACAAGAAAGAGAGATAAAGGTTATTGCTGATGAGATGGTGGATATTGAGTTTGGTACTGGAGCAGTAAAGGTAACTCCGTCCCACGACCCTAATGATTTTATTATTGCTAAGAAGCATAATTTAGAATTTGTGAAAATAATTGATGAGGATGGCAAAATTATTCCACCAGCAAAAGATAGGTATTGCGGATTAGATCGGTTTGCGGCAAGAGAATTGATTATTAAGGATTTAAAAGAAAAAGG
The DNA window shown above is from candidate division WOR-3 bacterium and carries:
- a CDS encoding DUF4321 domain-containing protein yields the protein MGKKTVPFVIIIILIGGVLGSAFSLYLSGLFPEGQVKKFFFEAIKFGIPNFTLNLGFLEITFGFSLAITAFTALFIIFLTYLILKL
- a CDS encoding DUF4091 domain-containing protein encodes the protein MNLFSFFLFLFLFNQFKVFTLNSLERFTNEKQIERLNIIPIELYFLRNEYESFQIGIKNDEDCEIEFFFTKNLFPYLKVYYEYFIPILTSSHSLGKSKPQIAEKVPDPLIPIERRINIKKGINIFWFDVYIPEDEEKEMIEGEIKIKILPQNLNFTIPIKLNILKENIKKIPSFKTLFVFWLNPIIEKHRSCDKYLITRLYYEEALSHKITPSAIPLDIRPKRIEINNILDNNTNYSPLPIYSADFNVTYSTGFLDNNLEYYQNRNLNLIEVPLFAQQGLLFFQWQKYLEVFSNYFENKGFEDIIDYSFDEPKPSDYDLIREWAYNLHKFTKIKNLILFNNFYSEKVDERLLDDGTGWPSIDIWVPKFSLHYYFKDFFKERENKGEEIWAYQAGVTDSFTPKWLLDYPLIEKRVSFWLFSLFDIKGMVYWGIDKWQRDVYEDPIVIIDDKIYNGDGYLIYYGSKFGMNKPISSIRLKTIRDGIEDYEYLKILKELDYSSYLSLINKIATDWDNWSNNPDSLILVKKEIWERIRDLIKERKSGSQEKFLFVFNNKKIGIKQVFDITGKKIDGKKINRGIYFIKNRDSYKLIKIY